Part of the Propionimicrobium sp. PCR01-08-3 genome, CCGCTTTGACCGTCGATGCAGGTGTCGGCGATCAACGGCGTCCGATCACCATCGAGGTGCAGTTGCAGATCGGCGAGAACCAGGTGCGGTGCATCTCGCTGAAGCCGACCGACGGCGTCAAGCGCGGCCAGCCGGTGCGCGACACCGGGTCGCCGATCACCGTGCCGGTCGGCACGATCACCAAGGGCCATGTCTGGAACGTGACGGGGGAGGTGCTCAACGCCGATCCGGCAACCGTCCAGGTCACCGAGCGCTGGCCGATCCACCGAGATCCGCCGCCGTTCGACGAGTTGGAGCCCGAAAGCCAGATGCTGCAGACCGGCATCAAGGTCATCGACCTGTTGACGCCCTACGTGCAGGGCGGCAAGATCGGCCTGTTCGGTGGCGCGGGCGTCGGCAAGACGGTGCTGATTCAGGAGATGATCTTCCGCATCGCGCACAACTTCGGTGGCACCTCGGTGTTCGCGGGCGTGGGGGAGCGCACCCGTGAGGGCAACGACCTGATCAACGAGATGGCTGGAGCCGACGTGTTGAAGGACACCGCCTTGGTCTTCGGGCAGATGGACGAGCCGCCGGGCACCCGGCTCCGGGTGGCGTTGTCGGCGCTGACCATGGCCGAATACTTCCGCGATGTCGAGAACCAGGATGTGCTGCTGTTCATCGACAACATCTACCGCTTCACCCAGGCCGGTTCGGAGGTCTCGACGCTCCTGGGCCGGATGCCCTCGGCGGTGGGCTACCAGCCCAACCTGGCCGACGAGATGGGCCAGCTGCAGGAGCGGATCACCTCGACCCGCGGCCACTCGATCACCTCGATGCAGGCGATCTACGTGCCGGCCGACGACTACACCGATCCGGCGCCCTCGACCACCTTCGCCCACCTGGACGCGACCACCGAGCTGTCCCGCGCGATCGCTTCGCGCGGCATCTATCCGGCGGTCGATCCGCTTAGCTCGTCGAGCCGCATCCTCGATGCCCAATACATCGGCCAGGAGCACTATGACGTGGCCACCCAGGTGAAGCAGATTCTGCAGCGCAACAAGGAGCTGCAAGACATCATCGCCATCCTGGGCATCGACGAGCTGTCCGAGGACGACAAAATCGTGGTGAACCGGGCACGCCGTATCTCACAGTTCCTCAGCCAGAACTTCTACGTCGCCGAGAAATTCACCGGCGTCGCGGGGTCGACGGTGCCGGTCGCCGAGACCGTCGAGGGATTCAAGAAGATCTGCGATGGCGAATGCGACGAGATTCCCGAACAGGCCTTCTTCAACGTCGGTGGCATGGACGACGTGATGGCCAAGTGGGACCAGATGAAGAAAGAGGGCTGAGATGGCCTCTGGCCTGCTTTCCGTCAAGTTCGTCGCCACCGATGGGCTGGTCTGGCAGGGGGACGCTGTCAGCGTGCTGGTGCGTACCGTGGAGGGCGATATCGGCATCCTGGTCGGACACGAGCCGTTGATGGCTGCCCTGGTGCCGCACGGCGCCGAAGCCGTCACTCCCGACGGCGTGAGACACGTGATCGCCATCGATTCCGGGTTCATCTCGGTGTTCAACGATCATGTGTCCGTGCTGTCGGCCTATGGCGAGCTTGCCGATGAGATATCGCTGGACGAAGCCCAGATCGAATTGGCGGCGATGCACTCCAAGGTGCAATCCGCCGAGGTGACCGAGCGTGAATTGCGCCAGTACCGCAGGCTTCAGTCGCAGGTCAAGGCCGGCGAGAAGTACCGGGAACTGGCCAAGAACACCCATTAGCCAAAGTGGCCCTGCCGGGCTGCCCTTCTTCGGCTAAGAACGGCGGTGCGGACGCCCGGTGACGGCGGACGCTGCCGCGCGTGGGCCTGGGGCCATTCTCGGCCTGAAGTTCTTGGCGATCCCGGGTGCGCGCCTGCCGAAGTATGGGGCTCGCACCCGGTTATCAAAGATGATCAAGGTACGCTAATCTCTGGATATGGGTGATCTCGACGGGCTGAGCGGCGGAGTCGCCCTCATTCTGTTGATCGTCATCTGTTGCCTCCTTCTTATCTTTGTGCGCCGCCTGTGGCTCAATAGCCAGGGCGGCCTTTTTGACTGTGGGCTGCATAAAGCGGGCACCCGCAGATGGCGTGCCGGTTTGGCGCGCTATTCCGGCGAACGTTTCGAGTGGTATCTGCTGTGGCGGATCGGGCCCAAACCGTCGAGGGTGTTCGTCCGCAGCAGATGCGAGGTCGTCGGGATACGGAAGACCAGCATCAGCGAAGCCAACCTCGGATATGCCTTTTCGACGATTCTTTCGGTACGGGTGCCCGGGGACAGACCGGGTGAGCTGGCACAGGTGTGGGATCTGGTCTTGAATGAGGGATCGGCGACAGGCCTGGTCAGTTGGCTGGAGGCGGCTCCTCCGGGCCACGGCGGTTATCTGCGCAGAGTCAACGGATAGTCATTCGCTACACCGGTCGGCAGCTCGCCTCGCGCGGGTACGGTTCGGCCGGCTGTCTCAACTCACCAGAAAGGGCTGCTCATGCATGGCGAATACGCAGGGGTGGCGGTCGAGTTGGAGACCGAGGACGGTTCGCTGAATCGGCTGCGCTTCGGCACGGATACGGCGAGCACGTGCGGGCACGGAGCCGGGTGGCGGGGCAACGATGCGCCTCCTCGGATCGATGACGCCGACCGGGCCGTGGCGGATGCGGCGGTCGGGACAGATGCCGCAATAGCTGGCGGCCGCATCGTTGGCCCGGAGCTCCTGCGCGCCGCGGAGAAGGCTTTGACGGGCGCGCCGCTGCAGTCCGGCGTCCAAACCATGATCGAGACGTTGACCGCCGATGTACCCGGTTTGCCGGACGACCTGACGAGAGCAATCGCCATCGCGATCCGCCGGGCGGCACGCGGCGCCTGCGACTGGAGAGACCTGACGTTCGACGTCATCGGTCCGCTGAGTCTGCCGGTGGCTCAGCATGTGGCACTCGATCAGGTCATCGCCGACGATGTGCGTGCCGGCCGCCGTAACCCGACCTTCCGGATCTGGGAATGGCATGACCCGGCGGTCGTGATCGGTTCCTTCCAGTCCGTGCGCAACGAGGTCGATCCGGTGCAAGCGGCCAGATACGGCTTCGGGGTGGTGCGGCGGATCTCGGGTGGAGGAGCGATGTACATGCCGCCCGGGTGCTGCATCACCTATTCGCTGACAGTGCCGGGAGCGCTCACCGAGGGGCTGAGCTTCGAACAGTCCTATGCCTTCTTGGACGCCTGGGTCTTGGACGCGCTCGCCGAGGCGGGCGTGCGCGCCAGATACGTGCCGTTGAACGACATCGCCACCGACAAGGGCAAGATCGGCGGGGCCGCGCAACGCCGTTTCGCCGATGGCACCGTGCTGCACCACGTCACCAGCTCGTACGCCATGGACATGGAGGTGTTGTCGAAAGTGCTGCGGCTGGGCCGCGAACGGATCAGTGACAAGGGCACCGCGAGCGCGGTGAAATGGGTGGATCCGATGAGCTCGCAGACGAAGCTGACGCGCGAGCAGGTCATGCAACGCTTCCTGGCGAGTTTCCGAAGGCGATACCGCTGCGTGGACGCGACCTATTCGGACGACCAGCTTGCCCGCGCCCAAGAACTGGTGGCCAACAAATTCGGTACGGACGAATGGACCTACCGGGTGCCATGAGTTTTTGGACGCGGGTTATCGCATCGCCTGGCCTGTTCACTGGTTCGGGTTGCGCTCCCCGCCGGGAACCCAGAGCACGTCGTCCACTCCGGCTCGAGCGTTGGCGTGCCGGGCGAGGATGAAGAACAGGTCGCTCAACCGGTTCAGGTATTTCAGCGGCAGCGGACTGATCCGGCCGGTCTGGTCGTCGTCCCCGGCGGCTTCCGGTGCCTGACCGCCGACGGGTTCCGACATCTGCTGGCCGGGGGTCGCCTCCGGGTTCGTTTCGTTGATGCCCAGCAGGCCGTATACCTCGGCAGCGGCCCAGGCCTGACGTTCGGCGCGGCGTGTCATGGTGCGCAGCAGGTGAAATTGCGCGCTGGTGGCCGATCCTCCCGGAAGGATGAATGAATTCAAACTCGGCAGCCCCTCGATGAACTCATCGCACCAGCCTTCCAGCCTGTCGATGCTGGGCTGAATGATGCGCAGCGGCTCCCACTTGGGGTCGGGATCGAAGGGGTTGGAAAGATCGGCGCCGAGATCGAAAAGCTCGTTCTGGACGATCCGCAGGGCCGCACGAACATGATCGTCCACGTCGTAGTTCGCCAACAGCACTCCGATGGCGGAGTTGAGTTCATCGACGCTGCCATAGGCCTCGACTCGGGGATCGGTCTTACGAGTCACGGAGTTGTCGGAGAGTCGCGTCTTCCCGGCATCGCCGGTTCGGGTATAGATACGGGTGAGATGAACCATGCTTGCAGCCTAGCCGCAACGCCCTCATCGGGCGGGTCATCGTATCGGTGACCAGCCCGGGCCGGGCGCCGTAGTGAGCGTGGTCGTCAAGCGGCATGTCGGCGTTCGGAAGCAGCACCACCGGTTCTGGATAGGCGGCGCGCAAGAGTGCGAGGTGTGCCCTCGACGGGAGAAGATGCGGAAGCCGTTGACGGACGAAGCGAGCGGCAATCGGTCGGCCGGACGCCAAGGGCTCTCCCGGAGCCGAACCGCCGCGGCCCGCCGCGCGACCACGAATGTGAGGAGACAAGGTTGATGACCGCAAGATCAAGGGCAGGACTCGCGGTGTTCTCCGCGTGCGCCATCATCGCGCTGGGAGGTTGCGCGAGCGGGCCGGGAGAGTCCGGCTCAGGCGCCGTGACTCCGGACGCCCCCACCAGCGCGAGTTCGGCAACGCCCTCGGCCTCCACCAGTGCCTCGGCGACCGGCAGCGCGCCGGCCAGCACGACGGCAGAGACCGTCAGCTGTTCGTACATCGCCGGCGGCGAGCGCTCCAAGCCGGTCGATCCGCCGCCCTCGGAGAATGTGCCTGCCACCGGCACCCTGACCGTCACGTTGGACATGACCGCCGGGCCCGTGGCCATCACCATGGATCGCGCGAATGCACCGTGCACCATCAACTCGTTCGAAGCACTGGTCAAGCAGGGGTTCTACGACGACAGCTCATGCCACCGGCTGGTCGACCAGGGCATCTTCATCCTGCAATGCGGAGACCCGACGGGCACCGGCACGGG contains:
- the atpD gene encoding F0F1 ATP synthase subunit beta; protein product: MTATTYAPEAPGATTGDGRVTRVIGSVIDVEFPADRLPAINTALTVDAGVGDQRRPITIEVQLQIGENQVRCISLKPTDGVKRGQPVRDTGSPITVPVGTITKGHVWNVTGEVLNADPATVQVTERWPIHRDPPPFDELEPESQMLQTGIKVIDLLTPYVQGGKIGLFGGAGVGKTVLIQEMIFRIAHNFGGTSVFAGVGERTREGNDLINEMAGADVLKDTALVFGQMDEPPGTRLRVALSALTMAEYFRDVENQDVLLFIDNIYRFTQAGSEVSTLLGRMPSAVGYQPNLADEMGQLQERITSTRGHSITSMQAIYVPADDYTDPAPSTTFAHLDATTELSRAIASRGIYPAVDPLSSSSRILDAQYIGQEHYDVATQVKQILQRNKELQDIIAILGIDELSEDDKIVVNRARRISQFLSQNFYVAEKFTGVAGSTVPVAETVEGFKKICDGECDEIPEQAFFNVGGMDDVMAKWDQMKKEG
- a CDS encoding F0F1 ATP synthase subunit epsilon, whose protein sequence is MASGLLSVKFVATDGLVWQGDAVSVLVRTVEGDIGILVGHEPLMAALVPHGAEAVTPDGVRHVIAIDSGFISVFNDHVSVLSAYGELADEISLDEAQIELAAMHSKVQSAEVTERELRQYRRLQSQVKAGEKYRELAKNTH
- a CDS encoding DUF2550 domain-containing protein, translated to MGDLDGLSGGVALILLIVICCLLLIFVRRLWLNSQGGLFDCGLHKAGTRRWRAGLARYSGERFEWYLLWRIGPKPSRVFVRSRCEVVGIRKTSISEANLGYAFSTILSVRVPGDRPGELAQVWDLVLNEGSATGLVSWLEAAPPGHGGYLRRVNG
- a CDS encoding biotin/lipoate A/B protein ligase family protein, which produces MHGEYAGVAVELETEDGSLNRLRFGTDTASTCGHGAGWRGNDAPPRIDDADRAVADAAVGTDAAIAGGRIVGPELLRAAEKALTGAPLQSGVQTMIETLTADVPGLPDDLTRAIAIAIRRAARGACDWRDLTFDVIGPLSLPVAQHVALDQVIADDVRAGRRNPTFRIWEWHDPAVVIGSFQSVRNEVDPVQAARYGFGVVRRISGGGAMYMPPGCCITYSLTVPGALTEGLSFEQSYAFLDAWVLDALAEAGVRARYVPLNDIATDKGKIGGAAQRRFADGTVLHHVTSSYAMDMEVLSKVLRLGRERISDKGTASAVKWVDPMSSQTKLTREQVMQRFLASFRRRYRCVDATYSDDQLARAQELVANKFGTDEWTYRVP
- a CDS encoding cob(I)yrinic acid a,c-diamide adenosyltransferase, with the translated sequence MVHLTRIYTRTGDAGKTRLSDNSVTRKTDPRVEAYGSVDELNSAIGVLLANYDVDDHVRAALRIVQNELFDLGADLSNPFDPDPKWEPLRIIQPSIDRLEGWCDEFIEGLPSLNSFILPGGSATSAQFHLLRTMTRRAERQAWAAAEVYGLLGINETNPEATPGQQMSEPVGGQAPEAAGDDDQTGRISPLPLKYLNRLSDLFFILARHANARAGVDDVLWVPGGERNPNQ
- a CDS encoding peptidylprolyl isomerase, translated to MTARSRAGLAVFSACAIIALGGCASGPGESGSGAVTPDAPTSASSATPSASTSASATGSAPASTTAETVSCSYIAGGERSKPVDPPPSENVPATGTLTVTLDMTAGPVAITMDRANAPCTINSFEALVKQGFYDDSSCHRLVDQGIFILQCGDPTGTGTGGPGYRFADELSGDEQYTTGVVAMANSGPDTNGSQFFIVWGDSPLDPDYTIFGTIDEPSLDVVSTIASRGVSKDSSPNPIAEAKITRAVFG